Proteins encoded by one window of Carassius auratus strain Wakin chromosome 24, ASM336829v1, whole genome shotgun sequence:
- the mfsd1l gene encoding major facilitator superfamily domain-containing protein 1 isoform X2, giving the protein MTPQEYNLLYAIYAWTNAVVVIMAGFLIDKLGNRFGVFLFSFLTVLGSAIFALGSHFKGTTYLLPLMLTGRLLFGSGNGSLTIVQNRITAFWFRGKELALAFGLTLAFSRLGSVLNFFLTQRFESQYGMQWTLWGGTFLCVLGFLSAITVSVLDKMGMKQLGLDGVIQEESRKVRVQDVKRLSLRYWLLVLTIMFFYNGIFPFIADASKFIQDKYSGYSQKEAAYIAGAVYDSSLVLSAVVGILIDHVGLRGVFAVLCAVLTLPVFGLLAFTFVPPLISTIWLGITYSFAAASMWPSIPLVVPQATLGTAMGLATSVQMIGIGVSNLVVGQILGTKSSDVKIPLWRWQYMMIFMLANTISCIVTSIILNIVDYRQGSTLNKTTKRSAAQSAPAQTDREPLMNEEDNEEINNSPSINRT; this is encoded by the exons ATGACGCCACAGGAGTACAACCTGCTTTATGCCATCTACGCCTGGAC GAATGCTGTGGTGGTCATCATGGCAGGATTCCTCATTGATAAGTTGGGAAACCGCT TTGGTGTTTTCCTGTTCTCCTTCCTGACTGTGCTGGGATCAGCTATCTTTGCATTGGGGTCTCATTTTAAGGGCACGACATACCTGTTACCCCTCATGCTGACCGGACGACTTCTGTTTGGTTCTGGAAACGGATCCCTGACCA TTGTCCAGAACCGTATCACAGCGTTCTGGTTCCGCGGGAAGGAGCTGGCTCTGGCGTTTGGGCTGACCCTGGCCTTCTCCCGCTTGGGCTCGGTTCTGAACTTCTTCCTGACGCAGAGGTTTGAGTCTCAGTACGGTATGCAGTGGACGCTGTGGGGAG GCACGTTCCTGTGTGTTCTTGGCTTCCTGTCGGCTATAACGGTCAGCGTTCTGGATAAGATGGGCATGAAGCAGCTGGGATTGGATGGAGTGATTCAGGAGGAGTCACGCAAAGTG agAGTTCAGGATGTGAAGCGTCTGTCTCTCAGATACTGGCTGCTGGTTCTTACCATCATGTTCTTTTATAATGGCATCTTCCCCTTCATCGCTGATGCCAG TAAGTTCATCCAGGATAAATACAGTGGATACAGTCAGAAGGAGGCGGCGTACATCGCAGGAGCTGTGTATGACAGTTCACTGGTGCTGTCTGCTGTCGTCGGCATCCTCATC GACCATGTGGGGCTGCGCGGTGTGTTTGCGGTGCTCTGTGCCGTGTTGACACTGCCTGTGTTTGGTCTGCTGGCCTTCACGTTCGTCCCTCCTCTCATATCTACCATCTGGCTTGGCATCACTTACTCATTCGCTGCT GCGAGCATGTGGCCGTCCATCCCGCTGGTGGTTCCTCAAGCCACACTGGGTACAGCGATGGGACTGGCCACATCCGTACAGATGATCGGCATCGGCGTTTCTAATCTAGTGGTGGGACAGATTCTGGGAACCAAATCCAG tGATGTTAAGATCCCGTTGTGGAGATGGCAATACATGATGATCTTCATGCTGGCCAATACCATCAGCTGCATAGTCACCTCTATCATCCTCAACATCGTTGACTACAGACAg GGAAGCACTTTGAATAAGACGACTAAGAGGTCAGCGGCTCAGAGCGCTCCTGCTCAGACCGACAGAGAACCGCTGATGAATGAAGAGGACAACGAGGAGATCAACAATTCTCCATCCATCAACAGGACATAG
- the mfsd1l gene encoding major facilitator superfamily domain-containing protein 1 isoform X1 translates to MAKAAEQAYYRFVVLFFNCMLTFGSYFCFDIPSVLQEQFQGNLTCPNGTLSNSTANGTGACVEGLGMTPQEYNLLYAIYAWTNAVVVIMAGFLIDKLGNRFGVFLFSFLTVLGSAIFALGSHFKGTTYLLPLMLTGRLLFGSGNGSLTIVQNRITAFWFRGKELALAFGLTLAFSRLGSVLNFFLTQRFESQYGMQWTLWGGTFLCVLGFLSAITVSVLDKMGMKQLGLDGVIQEESRKVRVQDVKRLSLRYWLLVLTIMFFYNGIFPFIADASKFIQDKYSGYSQKEAAYIAGAVYDSSLVLSAVVGILIDHVGLRGVFAVLCAVLTLPVFGLLAFTFVPPLISTIWLGITYSFAAASMWPSIPLVVPQATLGTAMGLATSVQMIGIGVSNLVVGQILGTKSSDVKIPLWRWQYMMIFMLANTISCIVTSIILNIVDYRQGSTLNKTTKRSAAQSAPAQTDREPLMNEEDNEEINNSPSINRT, encoded by the exons ATGGCCAAAGCTGCAGAACAAG cctATTACCGGTTTGTGGTCCTGTTTTTTAACTGTATGCTGACTTTCGGCTCTTATTTCTGCTTTGACATCCCCAGTGTCCTCCAGGAGCAGTTTCAGGGA AATTTGACATGTCCTAACGGGACGCTGAGTAACAGCACTGCTAATGGCACAGGAGCGTGTGTGGAAGGATTGGGAATGACGCCACAGGAGTACAACCTGCTTTATGCCATCTACGCCTGGAC GAATGCTGTGGTGGTCATCATGGCAGGATTCCTCATTGATAAGTTGGGAAACCGCT TTGGTGTTTTCCTGTTCTCCTTCCTGACTGTGCTGGGATCAGCTATCTTTGCATTGGGGTCTCATTTTAAGGGCACGACATACCTGTTACCCCTCATGCTGACCGGACGACTTCTGTTTGGTTCTGGAAACGGATCCCTGACCA TTGTCCAGAACCGTATCACAGCGTTCTGGTTCCGCGGGAAGGAGCTGGCTCTGGCGTTTGGGCTGACCCTGGCCTTCTCCCGCTTGGGCTCGGTTCTGAACTTCTTCCTGACGCAGAGGTTTGAGTCTCAGTACGGTATGCAGTGGACGCTGTGGGGAG GCACGTTCCTGTGTGTTCTTGGCTTCCTGTCGGCTATAACGGTCAGCGTTCTGGATAAGATGGGCATGAAGCAGCTGGGATTGGATGGAGTGATTCAGGAGGAGTCACGCAAAGTG agAGTTCAGGATGTGAAGCGTCTGTCTCTCAGATACTGGCTGCTGGTTCTTACCATCATGTTCTTTTATAATGGCATCTTCCCCTTCATCGCTGATGCCAG TAAGTTCATCCAGGATAAATACAGTGGATACAGTCAGAAGGAGGCGGCGTACATCGCAGGAGCTGTGTATGACAGTTCACTGGTGCTGTCTGCTGTCGTCGGCATCCTCATC GACCATGTGGGGCTGCGCGGTGTGTTTGCGGTGCTCTGTGCCGTGTTGACACTGCCTGTGTTTGGTCTGCTGGCCTTCACGTTCGTCCCTCCTCTCATATCTACCATCTGGCTTGGCATCACTTACTCATTCGCTGCT GCGAGCATGTGGCCGTCCATCCCGCTGGTGGTTCCTCAAGCCACACTGGGTACAGCGATGGGACTGGCCACATCCGTACAGATGATCGGCATCGGCGTTTCTAATCTAGTGGTGGGACAGATTCTGGGAACCAAATCCAG tGATGTTAAGATCCCGTTGTGGAGATGGCAATACATGATGATCTTCATGCTGGCCAATACCATCAGCTGCATAGTCACCTCTATCATCCTCAACATCGTTGACTACAGACAg GGAAGCACTTTGAATAAGACGACTAAGAGGTCAGCGGCTCAGAGCGCTCCTGCTCAGACCGACAGAGAACCGCTGATGAATGAAGAGGACAACGAGGAGATCAACAATTCTCCATCCATCAACAGGACATAG